The Desulfofundulus salinus genome includes the window GGAAGCAGGGGTATAAGAAATATTGTGGTCATTTTGAGGACTTTAGTAGAAGCGGTAAAAGCAGCCGGCGCGGATCCCTTTATTGTGGGTGCCATGGGAAGCCATGGTGGGGGAAGCGCAGAAGGCCAGAGGAGAATTTTAGCCAGCTTGGGTATTACTGAAAAAAACGTGGGATGTCCAGTACTGACTACGGCAGAGGTAGTGGAAATTGGAAGGACATCCCGAGGAGTTAAGGTTTTTTGTGACATTAATGCCTGGCAGGCCGATGGTATTATAGTTTGCAACCGCATCAAACCCCATACTACTTTTCACGGGCCAGTGGAAAGTGGTATTGTAAAAATGATGGCTGTTGGGTTAGGGAAAAAAGAAGGGGCATCTTTTATTCACCGGGTGGGTCCGGATAAGATTGCTTCTGCGCTCCTGGAAATTGGGGAAATTTTCTTGCATTCGAAAAAGGTTGTTGCCGGCGTGGGGATTGTTGAAAACGGCTACGACGAAACTGCCCTAATTCAAGCAACGTTGCCAGAAGATCTCATCCAGACGGAAATGCGCCTTTTAAAAGAGGCCTACCGGTTAATGCCTCGCCTGCCAGTGGAAAAACTCGATTTTCTGGTGGTCAAGGAAATGGGGAAAAACATAAGCGGCACGGGTAT containing:
- a CDS encoding lactate racemase domain-containing protein, whose product is MNLPRFAKIKQELPRPVVSDIPSKIINELEKIKLGLKIKPGQRIAITAGSRGIRNIVVILRTLVEAVKAAGADPFIVGAMGSHGGGSAEGQRRILASLGITEKNVGCPVLTTAEVVEIGRTSRGVKVFCDINAWQADGIIVCNRIKPHTTFHGPVESGIVKMMAVGLGKKEGASFIHRVGPDKIASALLEIGEIFLHSKKVVAGVGIVENGYDETALIQATLPEDLIQTEMRLLKEAYRLMPRLPVEKLDFLVVKEMGKNISGTGMDVNVIGRMRIAGVPEPAKPLVARIVVLDLTEESHGNATGIGLADITTEHLVKKINREVTYLNCLTSGNVQRAMLPIIMPDDQKAIEAAIKSLATGDLTGLKGAIIKNTLELEYLWVTENLAEELIQGGQVELVEPVRPLAFQDGSLVLDL